The nucleotide sequence GCCCGGCGGGTCCCCACCGGCTGCTGTCCCCTCTCGCGGCGGCGGGTCATAGAACCTCCGGAAAGGCCTTGACCGAACGGAGCGAGGAGATCACCCCACCAAGGTGAAACGCGCGCCGGGTCAACTGGCCGCTCCCTTCGGCAGAACCACGCCGAGCACGGTCACATTCACGGCCTTGACCTTCAGACCGGTCATCAGCTCGACGTTCTCGCACACTGCCCGCTGCGCCTGTTGGGCGAGCTGCACCAGGCTGCGCCCGTACTCCACATTCAAGCCGACCTCGATACTGACGGTCTGCCCCTCGCGCGTCACCTTCAGCGCGCGGGGACGGCGCGGCCCGCCCTGCTGACGCAGCACCTCCCCCACCTTCAGGGGGGCCGCTGCCACCTCGATGCCCTCGATGCCTTCCAGCGTCGTGGCGGTAATGTCCGTCAGGACGCTCTTGCTGATCTCCACATCCATGGTTCTCGCCTCCGGGAGGGCCACCTCGCTGGGCCCGCAGTGGGAGACAGTGTAGCGGGCTGGCTTGGCCGCAAGTGCTCGTCGGCCGTGTTGGATGAAAAAAGCGCCCCTAAAGCCGCCAGCACAGGCTAGCGCTGCGCCTCACCCTCCCCCCGCTCGGCAAGGAGCGCCTCCAGCCCGGCCTCATCGAGAACAGGAAGCCCCAACTCCCGCGCCCGGTCGAGCTTGCTGCCCGCGTCCTCGCCCGCGACGACGTAGCTCGTCTTTTTGGTGACGCTGCTGGTGACGCGCGCTCCGGCAGCTTCCAGACGGGCCTTGATCTCGTCACGGGGGCGCGAGAGGCTGCCGGTCAGCACAAACGTAAGCCCGGCGAGGGCGTCGCCGCGGGGGGCCGTCTCCTCCACGGGGTTCAGGCCACGTTCGCGCAGGCGGCGGATCAGGTCCCGCATGCTGGGGTCAGCGAGGGCGGCGGTGACGCTCCCCGCGATGGTCTTCCCCAGGCCAGGCACCGCTTCGAGGCTCCCTGGCGTCGCGCACAGGAGGGCGTCGAGCGTGCCAAATGTCTGGGCAAGCGCCTGCGCGTTGCGCTCTCCGACGTGCGGGATCCCCAGCGCGTTGACGAGCCGCCACAGGGGCCGGGTCTTGCTGGCCTCGAGCTGCGCGAGGATGTTCGCGGCCTTTTTCTCGCCGCTGCGCTCCAAGGCCGCGAGCTGCTCGGCGCTGAGGGTGTAGAGGTCGGCGGCGTCGCGAACCAGTTCGGCGGTCAGCAGTTGCTCGATCAGTTTCTCGCCGATCCCGCGCACGTCCATCGCGCCCCGGCTCACAAAGTGGCGGAGCCGCTCGAACTGCTGGGCGGGACAGGCAGGGTTGGGGCAGTAGGTGTTGGCGTCCCCCTCGGCGCGAACCGCCTCGTGGCCACACTCCGGACAATGGGTGGGGAAGGCGTAGGGCACCGCGTCCGGCGGGCGCTTTTCGAGGACCACCCGCAGGATCTGCGGAATCACTCCGCCCGCCTTACGAACAACCACCGTGTCACCGATGCGCAGGTCGAGGTCACGAATGTAGTCCTCGTTGTGCAGGGTGGCCTTGCTGACGGTGCTGCCCTCGATCAGGCGGGGCGAGAGGTGCGCAAGGGGCGCGAGCTTGCCGGTACGGCCCACGTTCACCGTGATGCGCTCCAGCACCGTCTCCACCTCCTCGACCGGAAACTTGTAGGCGATGGCCCAACGGGGAGCACGGCTGGTCAGCCCCGCCTCGGCCTGCAGCGCCAGGGAATCCAGTTTGAGGACGGTGCCGTCCGCGTCGAACTCGAAGTTTGCGCGCTGTTCCGTCATGCGGCGGTGGTAGTCGGCAGCGGCCCGCAGCCCGCTCAGGGTCTCGCTGTAGGGGCTGGTTGGAAAGCCCTGCGCGGCCAGCCAGGCGAGCACTTCGGCCTGGGTGCGCACCGGCTGGCCGCCGAGCCGCACGCCGTCGCGCTTGCCCAGGGCGTAGAAGAGGGCTTTCAGGTTGCGGCGGCGCGTGACCTCGGGGTCCTTTTGGCGCAGCGCCCCAGCGGCCCCATTGCGGGGGTTTTTCAGCAGGGGAAGGCCCAGTTCCTCGGCGCGGGCGTTGTAGGCGGCAAAGTCCGAGCGGCTGAGGTACACTTCGCCGCGCACCTCCAGTTCGCCCCTCAGGCCAGGCAGCGTGCGGGGAATCCCGGGAATGGTGAGAACCTGTTCGGTGACGAGTTCTCCAACGCGGCCGTTGCCGCGCGTGGCCGCCCACTGAAGCGCCCCGTCCACGTAGTAGAGGTTCACGCTCAGGCCGTCGATCTTCAGTTCGCCCGTGTAGGTAAAGCCGTCGTGGTCGGGGGGCAGGTTCAGCGCCCGTGCCAGCTTCTCCTGCCACTCGGCAAGCTCCTCATCGGAAAAGACGTTGTCGAGGCTGGTCATGGGCGTGGGATGCTCCACCGGCTGAAAGGCGGCGCTGGGCGCACCTCCTACCCGCTGCGTGGGCGTGTCCTCCCCCACCCATTCCGGGTGCGCCTCCTCGAGGCGGCGCAACTCACGCACCATTCGGTCATAGACGTCGTCGGGAATCTCGGGGGCATCAAGCTCGTAGTAGGCACGGGCGTGGCGCTCGACCTCGGCACGCAGGGCCCGGTACTGCGCCTGCGTGGCCTCGGCGGCTGGGTCGCTGGAAGCGGACTGACTCATGCCCGCAGCGTAGCACCGCCCCTTGCTTCAGGCACGAGCGGAATGAGGGCGGCACGTCAGCTTCGGGTCACCGGTCGCCGCTATGATCAAGGTTGCGTGAAGGAAGTGTGGAGGGTTCCCCCGGTACCTTTCTCATCCACATCAGCCGGGAATCATGGTGCAGGGGTCTAGACACCTGGCGATTTCCGTATACTCTGTCCTGGGTTTTCACGCTCCCCGAATTCAGCGCAACAGCACTGCCACTCCACCGGAGGAAGACATGAAGAAAGTTGTGACGTTCGCCCTCGCCACCGCTGTGGCCACCTCGGCCACCCTGGCCGCCGCGCAGGGGGCCATTCGCGTCGGAATCGCCTTTGACGCGGGCGGCAAGTTCGACAAGAGCTTCAACCAAAGCGCCTATGAGGGCACCCAGCGCGCGGCCAAGCAGCTTGGCGTGCAGGTCAAGGACTTTGAACCCACCGACCCCAGCCAGACGGTGCAGGGCATCCGGTCCTTTGCCAACGAGGGCTTTGACCTCACCATCGGCGTGGGCTTTGCCAACAACGCCTCCATCACGCAGGTCGCCAAGGAGAACCCCGACCTGGCCTTTGGTCTGGTGGACGACGTCAGCCCCGCCAAGAATGTCGCCAGCCTGGTGTTCAACGAGGAACAGGGCAGCTACCTGGTGGGCTACCTGGCGGGCCTGAACTCCTCCACCGGCGTGGTGGGCTTTGTCGGTGGCATGGACGTGCCGCTGATCCACAAGTTCCAGGCGGGCTACACCGCGGGCGTCAAGGCCGCCAACCCCAAGGCGACCGTGATCGCCCAGTACGTGGGAACCACGCCGGACGCCTGGAACAACCCCGGCAAGGCCAAGGAAATCGCGGCCTCCATGCGCGCCAAGGGTGCAGACATCATCTTCGCGGCGGCGGGCGGCAGCGGAAACGGCGTCATCGACTACGTCAAGCAGACCCAGTGCCTCAAGGCGGCCAACCTGCCCAAGGGCGTGACCTTTAAGAGCAACAACTTCGCCAA is from Deinococcus sp. YIM 77859 and encodes:
- a CDS encoding Asp23/Gls24 family envelope stress response protein; this encodes MDVEISKSVLTDITATTLEGIEGIEVAAAPLKVGEVLRQQGGPRRPRALKVTREGQTVSIEVGLNVEYGRSLVQLAQQAQRAVCENVELMTGLKVKAVNVTVLGVVLPKGAAS
- the ligA gene encoding NAD-dependent DNA ligase LigA, with amino-acid sequence MSQSASSDPAAEATQAQYRALRAEVERHARAYYELDAPEIPDDVYDRMVRELRRLEEAHPEWVGEDTPTQRVGGAPSAAFQPVEHPTPMTSLDNVFSDEELAEWQEKLARALNLPPDHDGFTYTGELKIDGLSVNLYYVDGALQWAATRGNGRVGELVTEQVLTIPGIPRTLPGLRGELEVRGEVYLSRSDFAAYNARAEELGLPLLKNPRNGAAGALRQKDPEVTRRRNLKALFYALGKRDGVRLGGQPVRTQAEVLAWLAAQGFPTSPYSETLSGLRAAADYHRRMTEQRANFEFDADGTVLKLDSLALQAEAGLTSRAPRWAIAYKFPVEEVETVLERITVNVGRTGKLAPLAHLSPRLIEGSTVSKATLHNEDYIRDLDLRIGDTVVVRKAGGVIPQILRVVLEKRPPDAVPYAFPTHCPECGHEAVRAEGDANTYCPNPACPAQQFERLRHFVSRGAMDVRGIGEKLIEQLLTAELVRDAADLYTLSAEQLAALERSGEKKAANILAQLEASKTRPLWRLVNALGIPHVGERNAQALAQTFGTLDALLCATPGSLEAVPGLGKTIAGSVTAALADPSMRDLIRRLRERGLNPVEETAPRGDALAGLTFVLTGSLSRPRDEIKARLEAAGARVTSSVTKKTSYVVAGEDAGSKLDRARELGLPVLDEAGLEALLAERGEGEAQR
- a CDS encoding BMP family protein, with protein sequence MKKVVTFALATAVATSATLAAAQGAIRVGIAFDAGGKFDKSFNQSAYEGTQRAAKQLGVQVKDFEPTDPSQTVQGIRSFANEGFDLTIGVGFANNASITQVAKENPDLAFGLVDDVSPAKNVASLVFNEEQGSYLVGYLAGLNSSTGVVGFVGGMDVPLIHKFQAGYTAGVKAANPKATVIAQYVGTTPDAWNNPGKAKEIAASMRAKGADIIFAAAGGSGNGVIDYVKQTQCLKAANLPKGVTFKSNNFAKVPKSAAYQKACAGNTRPMFFIGVDSNQNYLGDFDKNPATLNHGLTSMVKRVDNAVYALIKDVRDNKFKGGERRFGLKEGGVGYAMDQYNRALIPSSQIARVEAIKNQIISGKIKVPTQ